In the Archocentrus centrarchus isolate MPI-CPG fArcCen1 chromosome 11, fArcCen1, whole genome shotgun sequence genome, GGCAGTGGCATTGTGTTCATCCAGTCCATCAGCCTTTTTCCAACACACTCCACGTCCCTAGCAGCCGAGCCAAGGATCTTCTCTGTTTGTCCTGGAGATAAAGGCAATTTTTCTGGCCATCTCCGTGTGGTATATACGCCTGCAGTTCTCAAAGTTCTTTCGCTGTCGCTCTCGGCAGGGCTTCTCGTAGTATCGTTTGCGCTTCACTGTGTCAACAATGCCATCCTGAGTCAGGAGCCTGGAGTACATAGAAAAAATGTGTGAATAGATTACACTTAGTAaacagaaaaagcagcaaaactcaCACAAATGTAGTCCCAAATGTATCGGTTCCTATTATGAGCCTCTGCTTATAAGTTCTTAATGTGATGAAAccattacatttttattcatccaTTTCCTGTCTGTGGACTAGTAAAGTCGTGTTAAAAACTCAGATTatctcattcactcacacataCCATTCCAAATATAAGGAGGAGTACAGCAGAATGCATTAGGTTTTCAAAGTCTGAGGGCATGCAAACACAGTCATGTTTTAATTAGACTGAAACTTAAGAAGTAAGGATTCATGGATAAATGACCACCATAACTGGCACCGAAGCACAGGTTAAACTGTTACTGGTTCCTAACCATGGGTTTATGTCCATCCTCTAAATACTATTTTAAAATAGTTCAAATAATGCATTGAATTAAAAGGAAATAGAtgaaaatcatttcaaatgttCAATCTTGAAATGTTAGTCCTTCAAAAATGGTGCTTATTCTGCCTCTGGATCCGAGGGAACATTAACAAAGTCATCTTGAGCCATAAAGTGTGTTGACATACAGTGCTTTGCAAAAGTCTCgcgtcacccctcatttctttatattttgctaggaaaatgggaaataggtgcagtgattcactgaccatttctgatgagagtGAACAGtaatggatcaactgaaggcccGGTTGTatctctcagatcctgtgtcCTATAGCTAGTTTTTAGGCATCCCCCTTCTTCTTGTGTCCTGTGGATTTTTCATAAAAAGGTGAAAGCTACTtgcagctgctcccttgtcacaaggggtcGCTCTTTGACAGTTTTACCCCAGATACTCTTCCTgatgggggattttttttttcccctgaaagGGGATTTTTGTCTCCAGCTGGAACTGAACCAGTGACCTTGCCAAATCAATGTGTAAACCAGTAAACTATGCAAATTGTGTTTCTGCAACAGGTTGCTAGATACAAAGTGCCTAAATTTAATAATTtgacaacaattaaaaaaaaaaaaaaaaaaaacattcctctgaaaatggtcaggtacaagggctggactgaaaatgagtgaaaaagcagccaatgtccaaagaaaaactttgaaggCCATTCAGaaaatcctggagaactattgcttaagaccacttttaaaaatgacaagaaagtttGGATCctctgaagaaaaatataacgaaataaggggtggcttttgcacagtgttgtattttcaGAGATGTCCTCTGGGAACGAGTAAACAAACCCCAAGAAACTTCACCCCATCTCCCCCAACTCCACTTAAAACAGGATTAAAAGCTTTGGTTATTAATTATTTTGCGGATTTTATAATATTGAtatgaaatctaaaaataaattgtgcTATATTACACACAGTTATCTGCCTGTATATTAGGTAGTTCCTGCTTCAACATTCGaaacaaaatgccaaaaacaaaaacatgtcatCTGTGAACCGCGTCCGAGCCCACTGCGCAGCCGCAGCTCTGACATTGAACAGGCTAACCTTGGCTGTTAGCGTGTCGCTGCCATAATAACATATCTGATAACAACGTCAAACTTAAATACACCGGACTGACCTGTTCAAAGTCTTGTACGCCGCATCCACGTCCCCGTTTTGGACCATCACCGTCCGAGCGATGAAGCGAAGGTGCCTCGCCATGATGAGACCGGTGCTTGCCCAATTATCATCCGGCTGTAAACGCCTAACGACAATAAGTTCCGGACACAAGAAGATCCGCATGAACATAAGCCGACGCTAGGTGGCGCTTTACTCAACCATTTTGTTAAATCCCCTGTGTCCTGTTTTGAAGTCGTTTCTATTATTTTTCACAAGATGtggtttactttttaaaaacaaacaaacaaacaacaaacaaaaaagaagttttCACCTTTATTTCAGAATGACAGGTATGTCATTCTGAAATAAAGGTGAACACTTCTTCTTTCCACTGCTCAATTTAgctgtcaccacagcagatcatctacaTCCATCTCCCCATCGCAAACCTACTCCTGTCACACTAACCCTCTGCATAGTCCGCCTTCACTACATctagcatcctttgtccagtatatccataagccctcctctgcacatgtccaaacaatCTCAGCTTTGCCTCTCTAACCTTTGTCTTCAAAGTGCTGAACTTGAGCTGCCTCTcagatgtactcatttctaatcttgtccattctggtctcTCCCAGTGAAAAGCtcaacatcttcagctctgtgaGCTCCAGCTCAGCTTCCCGTAGGTGAAAAcatactttaaaaatatttaaatgtaaactaCTTAGAGTTTTGATAACACAGATCCTCAAAACTTATGAACTGTTAGCACTTtagttttatataattttgtatTCCCAGAAATTCTGACTCCATAATATTGTTAATATTTGTTATTGACAGTGTATGTATGCATTGATGGATGCATAGGGGTAGACTGGGGCCATCTGACTCCTTAGTTGCCTGGGTTGGTGCTCAGTGTcattaatcattatttaaattaacaaaatataacagAACTGGTTAACTGTGATTGACACTATATTAATAAACTAAAGTCAATGTTAAAGCTGAATTTGACTAATTTTTATCATCACTAGTTTTCCTTTCTCACAATAAGTTTGTCTTTGTGACTATTGGGTCACAATATTTgcatggaagcttgtttctacCACTGACAAAAAGAACTGGCATCCATACTtcaaaatttcaggttattaTCTCAAAGTTTTAACTTAATAACTCAAACTTCTTataaaataactcaaaaatCTGAAAGTAATTCAAAATTATTATCAAATTATTAAGTCAAAacatcagccaatcaggagaggttcttttcagtggcagaaacaggcTTCCATACATTAGTGCAGTAAAACTCTGATAAGGTGACAGCACTGCATCAAATCCTGAGTTAGCCTTCTGTCTTTTGTACACCCTAAACATCACCGCTTGTATCTTTTTcccctaaaataaataaattaatcagaATTaatcacagagagaaacaaacaccT is a window encoding:
- the mrps21 gene encoding small ribosomal subunit protein bS21m: MARHLRFIARTVMVQNGDVDAAYKTLNRLLTQDGIVDTVKRKRYYEKPCRERQRKNFENCRRIYHTEMARKIAFISRTNREDPWLGC